The Corallococcus caeni genome includes a region encoding these proteins:
- a CDS encoding fatty acid desaturase family protein yields MLAVPEPLSLDDSEAVTSRAFDRRALTASVRELSVVANGRGLWAVARQWLMIALCVAFVVQVDRWWAWVLAAVVISTRQHALLSLVHEAAHFHLLTNRKLNDVVADLLCAFPTNITTEGYRKEHAEHHRYVNTDRDPYWLTAQRDHAWMFPRTRWGTVLVLLGDMVGFFTLSHLRIVIPWSYTGRSMGKGGPPVSRAEHIRYVLWLAGLITFLTLTGGWLYYLLLWSVPSLTLMMMAFRIRAVVEHPFTPASPDETHETRDVAAATWFERFFIAPFNASYHLSHHLFPSVPYYHLPALHERLKQTELYRPGENHFQTYLGGEKSAWNFLTSSGRN; encoded by the coding sequence ATGCTCGCCGTTCCAGAACCGTTGTCGCTGGATGACTCGGAAGCGGTCACCTCCCGCGCGTTCGACCGTCGTGCCCTGACGGCGTCGGTGCGGGAGCTGTCGGTGGTGGCCAACGGGCGCGGCCTGTGGGCCGTGGCGCGCCAGTGGCTGATGATCGCGCTGTGCGTGGCGTTCGTGGTGCAGGTGGACCGCTGGTGGGCGTGGGTGCTGGCCGCGGTGGTCATCTCCACGCGGCAGCACGCGCTGCTGAGCCTGGTGCACGAGGCGGCGCACTTCCACCTGCTCACGAATCGCAAGCTCAACGACGTGGTGGCGGACCTGCTGTGCGCGTTCCCCACCAACATCACCACGGAGGGCTACCGCAAGGAGCACGCGGAGCACCACCGCTACGTCAACACGGACAGGGACCCGTACTGGCTCACGGCGCAGCGCGACCACGCGTGGATGTTCCCGCGCACGCGCTGGGGCACGGTGCTGGTGCTGCTGGGGGACATGGTGGGCTTCTTCACCCTCTCCCACCTGCGCATCGTCATCCCCTGGTCCTATACGGGCCGCTCGATGGGCAAGGGCGGCCCGCCCGTCTCCCGCGCCGAGCACATCCGCTACGTGCTCTGGCTCGCGGGCCTCATCACCTTCCTCACGCTGACGGGCGGCTGGCTGTACTACCTGCTGCTGTGGTCGGTGCCGTCGCTGACGCTGATGATGATGGCGTTCCGCATCCGCGCGGTGGTGGAGCACCCCTTCACCCCCGCCAGCCCGGACGAGACGCACGAGACGCGCGACGTGGCGGCCGCCACGTGGTTCGAGCGCTTCTTCATCGCGCCCTTCAACGCGAGCTACCACCTGTCCCATCACCTCTTCCCGTCCGTGCCCTACTACCACCTGCCCGCGCTGCACGAGCGGCTCAAGCAGACGGAGCTGTACCGCCCCGGGGAGAACCATTTCCAGACGTACCTGGGCGGGGAGAAGAGCGCGTGGAACTTCCTCACGTCCTCCGGCCGCAATTGA
- a CDS encoding glycosyl hydrolase family 18 protein codes for MRRQLIGFLVALGAMHTGCGGAPDFTSTAGDDDSLVTTGDALASASTMFDDALGSGWQDWSWATHSLGATSPVYAGTRSVSATFGPWKGLYFHHAGVPTTGYGFVELQVNAGATSNPAIALYASVGGVAKPPVALNPTCAGGTLKANAWTLCRMPLSTLGAANGTLDGLVVMENAGRTLPVMYFDNVRLAASTTAPSAPTGLKATGSTTDVALTWGAVTGATGYHVYRATSQTGTYARLTSSALTAASYKDTSAAVGTTYWYAVTALNAAGESAKSTAVSGKRTSSTTVTVSVTPTSATLALGGVQTFTATVTGSTNTAVTWSVLEGSTGGTVTSSGTYTAPRTAGTYHVVATSSADATKKATADVVVTGPVGTTNKWVSGYYTGWNADDYPPEKVDFSAMTHIIVGRVTPNADGTVNAIFDNSNGSAMAKTLSTRAHAAGRKAIIMVGGAGEHAGWVGAATSVNREKFVQNLLKVMDDHGYDGLDIDWEPVEEVDKPNLLALVQRLRQVRPNMLLTFPIGWINNNFATDASLKWYPQLAQYLDQVNVMSYEMIGVWDGWDSWFTSALKGESGTHPTSIESSLKAWVAAGIPKEKLGMGIPFYGLAWRHITGPRQPFTNWSDYVGGDNSFTYKKILALSKTGKLQWDVAAQANYVTFDTPVEDGTVRWITYDGPEAIQAKGQYAKANGYGGTIIWTINQGCIDPATGSNPLLTEVKKAFLQ; via the coding sequence TTGAGAAGGCAGCTCATTGGGTTCCTCGTGGCGTTGGGCGCGATGCACACCGGCTGCGGTGGCGCTCCGGACTTCACCTCCACCGCGGGCGACGACGACTCGCTGGTGACGACCGGCGACGCGCTCGCGAGCGCGTCCACGATGTTCGACGACGCGCTCGGTTCGGGCTGGCAGGACTGGTCCTGGGCGACGCACAGCCTCGGCGCGACGAGCCCCGTGTACGCGGGCACCCGCTCCGTCTCCGCGACCTTCGGCCCCTGGAAGGGCCTGTACTTCCACCACGCGGGCGTGCCCACCACGGGGTACGGCTTCGTGGAGCTGCAGGTGAACGCGGGCGCGACGTCCAACCCCGCCATCGCGCTCTACGCGAGCGTGGGCGGCGTGGCGAAGCCGCCCGTGGCCCTCAACCCCACCTGCGCGGGCGGCACGCTGAAGGCCAACGCGTGGACGCTGTGCCGCATGCCCCTGTCCACGCTGGGCGCGGCGAACGGCACCCTGGACGGGTTGGTGGTGATGGAGAACGCGGGCCGCACGCTGCCCGTGATGTACTTCGACAACGTGCGTCTGGCGGCGAGCACCACCGCCCCTTCCGCCCCCACGGGCCTGAAGGCCACCGGCTCCACGACGGACGTCGCCCTCACCTGGGGCGCGGTGACGGGCGCCACGGGCTACCACGTCTACCGCGCCACGTCGCAGACGGGCACCTACGCGCGGCTCACCTCCTCCGCCCTCACCGCCGCGTCCTACAAGGACACCAGCGCGGCCGTGGGCACCACGTACTGGTACGCCGTCACCGCGCTGAACGCGGCCGGTGAGAGCGCGAAGTCCACGGCGGTGTCCGGCAAGCGGACCTCCTCCACCACCGTGACCGTGAGCGTCACCCCCACCAGCGCGACGCTGGCCCTGGGCGGCGTGCAGACCTTCACCGCGACGGTGACGGGCAGCACCAACACGGCGGTGACGTGGAGCGTCCTGGAAGGCTCCACGGGCGGCACCGTCACCTCCAGCGGCACGTACACCGCGCCCCGCACGGCGGGCACCTACCACGTCGTCGCCACGAGCAGCGCGGACGCGACGAAGAAGGCCACGGCGGACGTGGTGGTGACGGGCCCGGTGGGCACCACCAACAAGTGGGTGTCCGGCTACTACACGGGTTGGAACGCGGATGACTACCCGCCGGAGAAGGTGGACTTCAGCGCGATGACGCACATCATCGTGGGCCGCGTGACGCCGAACGCGGATGGCACGGTGAACGCCATCTTCGACAACTCGAACGGCTCCGCCATGGCGAAGACGCTCTCCACCCGCGCGCACGCCGCGGGGCGCAAGGCCATCATCATGGTGGGCGGCGCGGGCGAGCACGCCGGCTGGGTGGGCGCGGCCACCTCCGTGAACCGGGAGAAGTTCGTCCAGAACCTGCTCAAGGTGATGGACGACCACGGCTACGACGGGCTCGACATCGACTGGGAGCCGGTGGAGGAGGTGGACAAGCCGAACCTGCTCGCGCTGGTGCAGCGGCTGCGTCAGGTGCGTCCCAACATGCTGCTGACGTTCCCCATCGGGTGGATCAACAACAACTTCGCCACGGACGCGTCGCTCAAGTGGTACCCGCAGCTGGCCCAGTACCTGGACCAGGTGAACGTCATGTCCTACGAGATGATTGGCGTCTGGGACGGCTGGGATTCGTGGTTCACGTCCGCGCTCAAGGGCGAGTCCGGCACCCACCCGACGTCCATCGAGTCCAGCCTCAAGGCCTGGGTGGCCGCGGGCATCCCCAAGGAGAAGCTGGGCATGGGCATCCCGTTCTACGGCCTCGCGTGGCGTCACATCACCGGCCCGCGCCAGCCCTTCACCAACTGGTCCGACTACGTGGGCGGGGACAACTCCTTCACGTACAAGAAGATCCTCGCGCTCTCCAAGACGGGCAAGCTCCAGTGGGATGTGGCGGCGCAGGCCAACTACGTCACGTTCGACACGCCGGTGGAGGACGGCACGGTGCGCTGGATCACCTACGACGGTCCGGAGGCCATCCAGGCCAAGGGCCAGTACGCCAAGGCCAACGGCTACGGCGGCACCATCATCTGGACCATCAACCAGGGCTGCATCGACCCCGCGACGGGCTCCAACCCGCTGCTCACCGAGGTCAAGAAGGCGTTCCTCCAGTAA
- a CDS encoding lysophospholipid acyltransferase family protein: MLRALFALMSLLPRGLRRHVVRALMHGVWGRLSHAKVYGLKDLPAGPCLFICNHLSNADGFTLYRALRPRRVVFLAGVKLHGTVMTRLAAETMDTIDITPNSPDIEALRRCVELLKGGQSVLIFPEGGRSRSAGLLQAKKGVGLIAKRAGVPIVPVALTGTEKLMPINDSDMGGERLYHADVTVTFGPAFRMEDLEPEVSGSADARQALVDAMMRRVAALLPPAYQGVYAGGPDPVGPVTPSSAAPPSAS, encoded by the coding sequence GTGCTTCGAGCTCTCTTCGCCCTGATGTCGCTGCTGCCTCGCGGGCTCCGCCGCCACGTCGTGCGCGCGCTGATGCATGGCGTGTGGGGCCGGCTGTCCCACGCGAAGGTGTACGGCCTGAAGGACCTGCCGGCCGGCCCCTGCCTCTTCATCTGCAACCACCTGTCCAACGCGGACGGCTTCACGCTCTACCGGGCGCTGCGCCCCAGGCGGGTCGTCTTCCTCGCGGGCGTGAAGCTGCACGGCACCGTGATGACGCGGCTGGCGGCGGAGACGATGGACACCATCGACATCACGCCCAACTCGCCGGACATCGAAGCGCTGCGCCGCTGCGTGGAGCTGCTCAAGGGCGGCCAGTCCGTGCTCATCTTCCCGGAAGGGGGGCGCAGCCGCTCCGCCGGCCTGTTGCAGGCGAAGAAGGGCGTGGGCCTCATCGCCAAGCGCGCGGGGGTGCCCATCGTGCCGGTGGCGCTGACGGGCACGGAGAAGCTCATGCCCATCAACGACTCCGACATGGGCGGCGAGCGGCTCTACCACGCCGACGTCACCGTCACCTTCGGGCCCGCCTTCCGCATGGAGGACCTGGAGCCGGAGGTGTCCGGCTCCGCCGACGCGCGCCAGGCGCTGGTGGACGCGATGATGCGCCGGGTGGCCGCGCTGCTGCCGCCCGCGTACCAGGGCGTCTACGCCGGAGGGCCGGACCCGGTGGGCCCCGTCACCCCGTCCTCCGCCGCGCCGCCTTCCGCGTCGTGA
- a CDS encoding oxidoreductase, whose amino-acid sequence MSAEATPSRAKRPVEYEATVTEVRWETHDTATLLLELGPGAGPLDYKAGQFLNIDPHQFRALAHQCAYLQEQKRRKEPPRSYSLASAPHERHVAITVKDEEFIPGVTRYPPLLSPLLVHGRLVGAKLKVTGFMGPYVLPDDVTERTDHVLHVVAGSGAVPNFAIVKDALHRGLKLRHTFLASNKTWGDILYREELAALERAAPDRVRVVHTLTRETDETKYGPQVRKGRVAEALLHELLPDRDTCLVYVCGPAITPWDRRKALETRTPATPRFMEAVLGHLHELGIPDKRIKREAYG is encoded by the coding sequence ATGAGCGCCGAAGCCACGCCCTCCCGAGCGAAGCGGCCCGTCGAGTACGAGGCCACCGTCACCGAAGTGCGGTGGGAGACGCACGACACGGCGACGCTGCTGCTGGAGCTGGGCCCGGGGGCGGGGCCGCTCGACTACAAGGCGGGCCAGTTCCTCAACATCGACCCGCACCAGTTCCGGGCGCTCGCCCACCAGTGCGCGTACCTCCAGGAGCAGAAGAGGCGCAAGGAGCCGCCGCGCTCGTACTCGCTCGCCTCCGCGCCGCACGAGCGGCACGTGGCCATCACGGTGAAGGACGAGGAGTTCATCCCGGGCGTCACGCGCTACCCGCCGCTGTTGTCCCCGCTGCTGGTGCACGGCCGGCTGGTGGGGGCGAAGCTGAAGGTGACGGGCTTCATGGGGCCGTACGTGCTGCCGGACGACGTGACGGAGCGGACGGACCACGTGCTGCACGTGGTGGCGGGCTCCGGCGCGGTGCCGAACTTCGCCATCGTGAAGGACGCGCTGCACCGGGGGCTGAAGCTGCGGCACACGTTCCTCGCGTCCAACAAGACCTGGGGCGACATCCTCTACCGCGAGGAGCTGGCCGCGCTGGAGCGCGCCGCGCCGGACCGCGTGCGGGTGGTGCACACGCTCACGCGTGAGACGGACGAGACGAAGTACGGCCCCCAGGTGCGCAAGGGCCGCGTCGCGGAGGCGCTGTTGCACGAGCTGCTTCCGGACCGCGACACCTGCCTCGTGTACGTGTGCGGGCCCGCCATCACCCCGTGGGACCGGCGCAAGGCGCTGGAGACGCGCACGCCCGCCACGCCGCGCTTCATGGAGGCGGTGCTCGGCCACCTGCACGAGCTGGGCATCCCGGACAAGCGCATCAAGCGCGAGGCCTACGGCTGA
- a CDS encoding alpha/beta fold hydrolase — translation MALELDDWGGSGPLLHFACANGFPPETYRKLFARLATRYHVVSLRTRPLMPDQDPKALTTWQELGEDLARELKARGRSGVLGVGHSVGGTSTLMASAANPGLFRAVVALDPVLVTGPRLWALRLMKLLGRMDRTAIVRGALRRRDRWATREEAATAYRQRKLFKDWDADCFSDYITHGLVPTEAGDFRLRFPREWEARIFETFPADPWTLIRANAAPTLVLRGERSDTLLPDALARAEGEMQRARVDTLPLASHLFPMEKPRETADRVLTFLEQLPPVDVPASAH, via the coding sequence ATGGCCTTGGAGCTGGATGACTGGGGCGGGAGCGGACCGCTCCTGCACTTCGCCTGCGCGAACGGTTTCCCTCCGGAGACGTACCGGAAGCTCTTCGCGCGGCTCGCGACGCGCTACCACGTGGTGTCCCTGCGCACGCGGCCGCTGATGCCGGACCAGGACCCGAAGGCGCTCACGACCTGGCAGGAGCTGGGCGAGGACCTGGCGCGCGAGCTGAAGGCGCGGGGGCGCTCCGGCGTGCTGGGCGTGGGACACAGCGTGGGCGGCACGAGCACGCTGATGGCGTCCGCCGCGAACCCGGGGCTGTTCCGCGCGGTGGTGGCGTTGGATCCGGTGCTCGTCACCGGGCCCCGGCTGTGGGCGCTGCGCCTGATGAAGCTGCTGGGCCGCATGGACCGCACCGCCATCGTGCGGGGCGCGCTGCGGCGGCGGGACCGCTGGGCCACGCGCGAGGAGGCGGCCACGGCGTACCGCCAGCGCAAGCTGTTCAAGGACTGGGACGCGGACTGCTTCAGCGACTACATCACGCACGGCCTGGTGCCCACGGAGGCGGGGGACTTCCGGCTGCGCTTCCCGCGCGAGTGGGAGGCCCGCATCTTCGAGACGTTCCCCGCCGACCCGTGGACGCTCATCCGCGCCAACGCGGCGCCCACGCTGGTGCTGCGCGGCGAGCGCTCCGACACGCTCCTGCCCGACGCGCTGGCGCGAGCGGAGGGTGAGATGCAGCGCGCGCGGGTGGACACGCTGCCGCTCGCCTCGCACCTGTTCCCGATGGAGAAGCCGCGCGAGACGGCCGACCGCGTGCTGACGTTCCTGGAGCAGCTGCCGCCCGTGGACGTCCCCGCGTCCGCGCACTGA
- a CDS encoding class I SAM-dependent methyltransferase: MRKLKQVNHLVGLLRPAMEDVQARHANPLVVDAGSGNAYLGFVVYELFLKDAAGGELLSIEGRPDLTERAKGRAERLHFDRMRFQTAHIDAAEYPERIHVLMALHACDTATDDALVAAIKHGADHVAVVPCCQAEVAAQLKEKKAKPAGSMSLLFQHPWHRREFGSHLTNVIRALTLEAFGYQVTVTELTGWEHSLKNELILGRRVHRDNRRARLQLQALLAETGVQPRLTRLLGITPAGAGGSDVGGEEAPEPSEPASDAQPTPDAAPPEP, encoded by the coding sequence CTGCGCAAGCTCAAGCAGGTGAACCACCTGGTGGGCCTCTTGCGCCCCGCGATGGAGGACGTGCAGGCGCGCCACGCGAACCCGCTGGTGGTGGACGCGGGCAGCGGCAACGCGTACCTGGGCTTCGTCGTCTACGAGCTGTTCCTCAAGGACGCGGCGGGCGGTGAGCTGCTGTCCATCGAAGGGCGGCCGGACCTGACGGAGCGCGCGAAGGGCCGCGCCGAGCGGCTGCACTTCGACCGGATGCGCTTCCAGACGGCGCACATCGACGCGGCGGAGTACCCGGAGCGCATCCACGTGCTGATGGCGCTGCACGCGTGCGACACGGCCACGGACGACGCGCTGGTGGCGGCCATCAAGCACGGCGCGGACCACGTGGCGGTGGTGCCGTGCTGCCAGGCGGAGGTGGCCGCGCAGCTGAAGGAGAAGAAGGCGAAGCCGGCCGGCTCCATGTCGCTGCTCTTCCAGCACCCGTGGCACCGGCGCGAGTTCGGCTCGCACCTGACGAACGTCATCCGCGCGCTGACGCTGGAGGCGTTCGGCTACCAGGTGACGGTGACGGAGCTGACCGGGTGGGAGCACTCGTTGAAGAACGAGCTCATCCTCGGGCGTCGGGTGCACCGGGACAACCGGCGCGCGCGGCTCCAGCTCCAGGCGCTGCTGGCGGAGACGGGCGTGCAGCCCCGGCTGACGCGGCTGCTGGGCATCACGCCCGCGGGCGCGGGTGGCTCGGACGTGGGTGGCGAGGAAGCGCCGGAGCCGTCCGAGCCCGCTTCGGACGCCCAGCCCACGCCGGACGCGGCGCCGCCAGAGCCCTGA
- a CDS encoding NifU family protein, which produces MSVNIQLEWTPNPSTLKYVVDRKLLGGGAVNFTNRDEAQAKSPLALRLMDIQGVTAVMLGTNFVTVTKGESGEWDELNDSVMSTLDTHLSEGLPVVDEAAVAAARQATSADGTVEQRIQFILDEEIRPAVAQDGGDITLDRFEDGIVYLHMKGSCAGCPSSTATLKMGIEGRLREMIPEVTEVVSV; this is translated from the coding sequence ATGTCAGTGAACATCCAGCTCGAGTGGACCCCCAACCCCAGCACGTTGAAGTACGTGGTGGACCGCAAGCTGCTGGGCGGTGGCGCGGTGAACTTCACCAACCGGGACGAAGCGCAGGCCAAGTCGCCCCTGGCGCTCCGGCTCATGGACATCCAGGGCGTGACGGCGGTGATGCTGGGCACGAACTTCGTCACCGTGACGAAGGGCGAGTCCGGCGAGTGGGACGAGCTCAACGACTCCGTGATGTCCACGCTGGACACGCACCTGTCGGAAGGCCTGCCGGTGGTGGACGAGGCGGCGGTCGCGGCGGCGCGTCAGGCGACGAGCGCGGACGGCACGGTGGAGCAGCGCATCCAGTTCATCCTGGACGAGGAGATCCGCCCGGCCGTGGCGCAGGACGGCGGTGACATCACGCTGGACCGCTTCGAGGACGGCATCGTGTACCTGCACATGAAGGGTTCGTGCGCGGGCTGCCCGTCGTCCACGGCGACGCTGAAGATGGGCATCGAGGGCCGGCTCCGGGAGATGATCCCGGAGGTCACCGAAGTGGTGTCCGTCTGA